One window of the Trifolium pratense cultivar HEN17-A07 linkage group LG2, ARS_RC_1.1, whole genome shotgun sequence genome contains the following:
- the LOC123903820 gene encoding uncharacterized protein LOC123903820 gives MKIKLFIVLCFFALLLISVLTIKCSEDEKQFGEIEKSKTKSEVDGFVTWVPGGYGIWETSNGNTFEGSRGNVIKFPNVGKKVGGGNVIKFPGSEKWGKNGNVNESRKSRVGKVCIEN, from the exons ATGAAAATCAAGTTGTTTATCGTCTTGTGCTTCTTTGCATTGCTTCTTATCTCAGTTTTGACAATTAAGTGTTCCGAAGATGAGAAacaat tTGGTGAAATAGAAAAATCAAAGACAAAGAGTGAGGTTGATGGCTTTGTAACATGGGTGCCAGGTGGATATGGAATCTGGGAAACGTCTAATGGAAACACTTTTGAAGGCAGTCGTGGTAACGTCATAAAGTTTCCCAATGTTGGTAAAAAGGTTGGAGGTGGAAATGTCATAAAGTTTCCGGGCAGTGAAAAATggggcaaaaatggaaatgtAAATGAGTCACGCAAGTCAAGGGTTGGGAAAGTTTGCATAGAAAATTAG
- the LOC123903821 gene encoding MADS-box protein SVP-like: protein MAREKIQIKKIENATARQVTFSKRRRGLVKKAEELSVLCDADVALIIFSSTGKLFEYSNLSMREILERHHLHSKNLAKMEEPSLELQLVENSNCTRLSKEISEKSHQLRQMRGEDLEGLNVEELQQLERSLEIGLSRVIENKGEKIMMEINDLQRKGRQLMEENNRLKQHVAGIVTNGKMVGGAEYENVVITEEGQSSESVTNVYNSTGPPQDYESSDTSLKLGLPYAG, encoded by the exons ATGGCTCGTGAGAAGATTCAGATAAAGAAGATCGAGAATGCAACGGCAAGGCAAGTTACTTTTTCAAAGAGAAGAAGAGGGTTGGTGAAAAAAGCTGAAGAGCTCTCGGTTCTTTGTGATGCTGATGTTgctcttatcattttttcttctactgGGAAGCTCTTTGAGTACTCCAACTTAAg CATGAGGGAAATACTGGAAAGACATCATTTACACTCAAAGAACCTCGCAAAGATGGAAGAACCGTCTCTCGAGTTGCAG CTGGTTGAAAACAGCAACTGCACAAGATTAAGCAAGGAAATTTCTGAGAAGAGCCATCAACTAAGGCAGATGAGGGGAGAAGATCTTGAAGGTTTGAATGTTGAAGAATTACAACAGTTGGAGAGGTCTCTTGAAATTGGGTTGAGCCGTGTAATAGAAAACAAG ggagAGAAGATCATGATGGAGATCAATGATCTCCAAAGAAAG GGAAGGCAACTAATGGAAGAGAACAACCGACTAAAGCAACAT GTGGCGGGCATAGTGACTAACGGTAAAATGGTTGGAGGAGCTGAATATGAAAATGTGGTTATTACTGAAGAAGGTCAATCGTCAGAATCTGTGACCAATGTTTACAACTCCACTGGTCCTCCACAGGACTATGAGAGCTCAGACACATCGCTCAAATTGGG GCTTCCATATGCCGGATGA